A portion of the Ammospiza caudacuta isolate bAmmCau1 chromosome 25, bAmmCau1.pri, whole genome shotgun sequence genome contains these proteins:
- the TAF12 gene encoding transcription initiation factor TFIID subunit 12 — translation MNQFGPSALINLSNFSSIKPEPASTPPQSSMANSTAVAKMPGAPSGGGRLSPESNQVLTKKKLQDLVREVDPNEQLDEDVEEMLLQIADDFIESVVTAACQLARHRKSNTLEVKDVQLHLERQWNMWIPGFGSEEIRPYKKACTTEAHKQRMALIRKTTKK, via the exons ATGAACCAGTTTGGCCCTTCTGCCTTGATCAACCTCTCCAACTTCTCCTCGATCAAGCCAGAACCAGCCAGCACCCCCCCCCAGAGCTCCATGGCCAACAGCACTGCTGTGGCAAAGATGCCAGGAGCACCCAGTGGAGGAGGGCGGCTCAGTCCTGAGAGCAACCAG GTTTTAACCAAGAAGAAATTGCAAGACCTGGTGCGTGAGGTGGATCCGAACGAGCAGCTGGATGAAGATGTGGAAGAA ATGCTGCTACAGATCGCTGACGACTTCATTGAGAGTGTGGTGACAGCCGCCTGCCAGCTTGCACGGCACCGCAAGTCCAACACTCTGGAAGTCAAAGATGTCCAGTTGCACCTTG AGCGCCAGTGGAACATGTGGATCCCGGGCTTTGGTTCTGAAGAAATCAGGCCCTACAAAAAAGCCTGCACTACAGAAGCTCACAAACAG AGAATGGCACTGATCCGCAAAACTACCAAGAAATAG
- the LOC131567999 gene encoding ras-related protein Rab-39B-like, giving the protein MEPRWQYQFRVIMLGDSTVGKSSLLRRYTEGAFLDTVNQTVGVDFYVQFVELEPGLQVKLQFWDTAGQERFRSVTRSYYRNSAGGMLLFDITNRTSFESVRQWHQEVTDAIQPFRMVFLLVGHKSDLAGQRRVGQREAEKLAASLGVQYVETSAKDASNVVQAFQMLTVAIYQALQTGQLVATEAWDGVKSSIPLPVLPKAQAQEKEEKRKRCSC; this is encoded by the exons ATGGAGCCACGGTGGCAGTACCAGTTCCGAGTAATCATGCTGGGGGACTCGACAGTGGGGAAATCCTCACTGCTGCGGCGCTACACCGAAGGTGCCTTCCTGGATACTGTCAACCAGACGGTGGGGGTGGACTTCTACGTCCAATTCGtggagctggagccagggctgcaagTGAAGCTGCAGTTCTGGGACACAGCCGGGCAGGAGAGGTTCAG GTCTGTGACTCGCTCCTACTACCGCAACTCAGCTGGGGGGATGCTGCTTTTCGACATCACCAACCGCACATCCTTTGAGAGCGTCCGGCAATGGCACCAGGAGGTGACTGACGCCATCCAACCCTTCCGCATGGTCTTCCTGCTGGTGGGGCACAAGAGTGACCTGGCTGGGCAGCGCCGGGTGGGCCAGAGGGAGGCGGAGAAGTTGGCGGCCTCACTGGGTGTCCAGTACGTGGAGACCTCAGCCAAAGATGCTTCCAATGTAGTCCAGGCCTTTCAGATGCTGACAGTTGCCATTTACCAAGCGCTGCAGACGGGGCAGTTGGTGGCCACTGAGGCATGGGACGGGGTGAAGAGCAGCATCccactgccagtgctgcccaagGCTCAGGcacaggagaaggaggagaagcgGAAGAGATGCTCGTGCTAG
- the LOC131568023 gene encoding LOW QUALITY PROTEIN: ras-related protein Rab-42-like (The sequence of the model RefSeq protein was modified relative to this genomic sequence to represent the inferred CDS: inserted 2 bases in 1 codon) encodes METVTDSPQDPEPEGHFQFCVIVLGDAAVGKSSLLRCFTDGLPGGAGGAAVPGPTVGVEFYSRTILMPPTGKAKLQLXHTAGQEQFRSITKSFYRSAAGVLLVFDLTNRASFEHVPEWYHEAAGDQLPAFVLVGHKCDLEDERAVSAEEAGHLATTLGMAFVETSAHSNLNVELAFQTLAGGIQQALGQGILAPYQGCDGIRLIPSQSHRQPLAGRKPHKHCQC; translated from the exons ATGGAGACAGTGACAGATTCCCCCCAGGATCCTGAGCCCGAGGGACACTTCCAGTTCTGCGTCATCGTGCTGGGAGATGCAGCCGTGGGCAAGTCCTCCCTGCTGCGCTGCTTCACTGATGGGctgcctgggggtgctggtggggcAGCCGTGCCAGGCCCCACCGTCGGCGTCGAGTTCTACAGCCGGACTATCCTGATGCCACCCACCGGCAAGGCCAAGCTGCAGCT TCACACGGCTGGCCAGGAGCAGTTCAG ATCCATCACCAAGTCCTTCTACCGGAGCGCGGcgggggtgctgctggtgttTGACCTCACCAACCGAGCATCTTTTGAACACGTTCCTGAGTGGTATCACGAGGCTGCGGGGGACCAACTGCCTGCCTTTGTCCTGGTGGGACACAAGTGTGACCTGGAGGATGAGCGAGCTGTGTCAGCAGAGGAAGCTGGACACCTCGCCACCACTCTGGGCATGGCCTTCGTGGAGACCTCGGCCCACAGCAACCTCAACGTGGAGTTGGCCTTCCAGACACTGGCTGGAGGTATCCAGCAGGCACTGGGCCAGGGGATCCTTGCCCCATACCAGGGATGTGATGGCATCAGGCTCATCCCCAGCCAGAGTCACcgccagcccctggcagggaggaAGCCCCACAAGCACTGCCAGTGCTGA